From the Solanum pennellii chromosome 4, SPENNV200 genome, one window contains:
- the LOC107017393 gene encoding 1-aminocyclopropane-1-carboxylate synthase 3 — protein sequence MLKMLSKMAMCKSHGQDSSYFIGWQEYEKNPYDPLQNPSGIIQMGLAENQLSFDLLESWLTRNQDVIQFRENGGSMFRDLALFQDYHGLQAFKNVLVSFMAEIRRKKVKFDPKNLVLTAGSTSANETLIFCLAEPGEALLIPTPYYPGFDRDLKWRTGAEIVPIQCYSSNNFRITESALEEAYEQAQKRNLTVKGVFITNPSNPLGTTMSRNELNILITFAMTKNIHIVSDEIYAGTVFDSPKFVSIIEALIDRKLEKSKMWNQVHIVSSLSKDLGLPGFRVGMIYSNNETLIAAATKMSSFGLISSQTQYLLSKILGDRRFIKRYVKQNKKQLIHRREMLASGLANSGIECLESNAGLFCFVDMRDLLKSNTFEAEMELWKKIIFNVGLNVSPGSSCHCSEPGWFRVCFANMSKETLDLAMRRINNFINSDRDIHRQQPLRSVTAAGSRRRRTIANWVVKLSSGDGRRDR from the exons atgttaaaaatgtTGTCCAAAATGGCTATGTGCAAATCCCATGGGCAAgattcttcttattttattggATGGCAAGAATATGAGAAGAATCCTTATGATCCTTTACAAAATCCTTCTGGTATTATTCAAATGGGTTTAGCTGAAAATCAG CTCTCTTTCGATCTTCTTGAATCATGGCTCACAAGGAACCAAGATGTAATTCAGTTTAGAGAAAATGGAGGATCCATGTTTAGAGACTTGGCTCTTTTTCAAGATTATCATGGATTGCAAGCTTTCAAAAAT GTACTTGTGTCATTCATGGCTGAGATTAGaagaaagaaagtaaaatttgaTCCCAAAAATTTAGTACTTACAGCTGGTTCAACTTCAGCAAATGAAACACTCATTTTTTGCTTAGCTGAACCTGGAGAAGCTCTCCTTATTCCAACTCCGTATTATCCAGG GTTTGATAGAGATCTTAAATGGAGAACAGGGGCTGAAATTGTACCAATACAGTGCTACAGTTCAAATAATTTCAGAATTACCGAATCAGCCCTTGAAGAAGCATATGAACAAGCCCAAAAACGTAATTTAACAGTCAAGGGTGTATTCATCACAAATCCTTCAAATCCACTAGGCACAACAATGTCGCGCAACGAACTAAACATTCTAATCACATTTGCCATGACCAAAAATATTCATATAGTTAGCGACGAAATATACGCTGGTACAGTATTCGATTCGCCAAAATTCGTAAGCATAATCGAGGCATTAATCGATAGAAAACTCGAAAAATCGAAAATGTGGAATCAAGTTCACATTGTATCGAGTCTATCGAAGGATTTAGGCCTTCCAGGTTTCAGAGTTGGGATGATTTATTCGAACAACGAAACTCTCATAGCTGCTGCTACAAAGATGTCGAGTTTTGGGTTAATTTCATCGCAAACTCAGTATCTATTGTCTAAAATTCTCGGAGATAGGAGATTTATAAAACGATATGTTAAGCAAAATAAGAAACAATTGATACATAGGAGGGAAatgctcgcttcagggctcgcAAATTCGGGGATTGAATGTTTGGAAAGTAACGCTGGATTGTTCTGTTTTGTGGATATGAGGGATTTGCTAAAATCAAACACATTTGAAGCAGAAATGGaattatggaaaaaaataatttttaacgtTGGTTTAAATGTATCCCCTGGTTCCTCTTGTCACTGCAGCGAACCGGGTTGGTTCAGAGTTTGTTTCGCGAATATGTCAAAAGAAACACTAGATCTCGCGATGCGAAggattaataattttattaattctgATAGAGATATTCATCGCCAGCAGCCGTTACGATCCGTGACGGCTGCTGGGTCAAGGAGGAGAAGGACAATTGCGAATTGGGTTGTTAAATTATCATCAGGTGATGGAAGAAGAGATCGTTGA